One Methanobacterium sp. genomic region harbors:
- a CDS encoding right-handed parallel beta-helix repeat-containing protein, with protein sequence MKKTNTKNVIIVLFLLFIGISIHTSFVEPVSAANINVTSTMDNSEIQDVLDSAASGDTINFLGTLYTNIQLTINKTLNIVTRVGTVLSGSSSSGAAVFLINGSKASGTQISGFNITGSGSGILVNSTNNVNISNCNISASDGSAVTINKSSGTNIKNSNITNSITGINISNSKNTKITGSTIKNNAKNGIDVGNSVNTTINNDKITNNAERGVKIYNSNSTVINGSALKYNGDNSSAGVSYDEGAVSVKNSKGVKIIYNTINSNSQGVTVVDSSNVNINNNTITYNYGEGILLNGTLLENIFIKSNDIEKNANGIVSNYHKGINIIISGNIITKSVERSLPNDEDSGIGLKFGSGYASDTGKEVIEHNAILDNDYMDMRARDSQVWPHVGSNWYGYRPIICSCVQHAAGINMLIVQLGPNTYSVQFIDGVTKKTATDLPSIHVKFTAGGVSQMSWTSNGQAVFNVDSGLGAGLLTAAADMVSVFTNREDNDKPSPDPTPNNGTGTNSTGGGGGNGPGSGTNGANGGTGGDSNSGATSGTSSSVGQATAASASAGSAGSNGQSGTDSKKTVQELLIDNTVKNPTVWSIIGIIILLIVILGAYYRNELMKMIKKSKK encoded by the coding sequence GTGAAAAAGACGAACACTAAAAACGTGATAATTGTATTATTCTTACTATTTATAGGTATATCTATACATACCTCATTTGTAGAGCCTGTATCTGCGGCCAACATTAATGTGACTTCTACTATGGACAATTCAGAGATTCAAGATGTATTAGACAGTGCTGCTTCAGGAGATACCATTAATTTCCTTGGAACGCTTTATACAAATATACAGCTGACCATAAACAAGACGTTGAACATAGTAACCCGTGTTGGAACAGTGCTGTCTGGGTCCAGCTCATCAGGGGCTGCAGTGTTTTTAATTAATGGATCTAAAGCTTCAGGGACTCAAATAAGCGGTTTTAATATTACAGGTTCAGGTTCAGGAATACTTGTAAACAGCACGAATAACGTGAACATATCTAACTGTAATATAAGTGCTTCTGATGGTTCTGCAGTCACTATAAACAAAAGCAGCGGCACAAACATTAAAAACAGCAATATAACAAACTCCATAACAGGAATTAACATTTCAAACAGTAAAAACACCAAAATCACTGGAAGCACAATCAAGAACAATGCTAAAAATGGGATAGATGTGGGAAATTCTGTAAATACCACTATAAACAATGATAAAATCACAAATAACGCAGAAAGAGGAGTTAAAATTTATAACTCCAACAGTACGGTTATCAACGGGTCTGCTCTAAAATACAACGGCGATAACAGCAGTGCAGGAGTATCCTATGATGAAGGGGCTGTATCTGTAAAGAACTCGAAAGGCGTTAAAATCATATATAACACCATCAATTCCAACAGCCAGGGCGTAACTGTAGTAGATTCATCCAATGTTAATATAAACAACAACACAATAACTTACAACTATGGAGAAGGAATACTGCTTAACGGAACATTACTGGAAAATATCTTCATAAAAAGTAACGATATAGAAAAAAACGCCAATGGGATTGTATCTAATTACCACAAAGGCATAAATATCATTATCAGCGGGAATATCATAACAAAGAGTGTAGAAAGGTCACTGCCCAACGATGAAGACTCTGGAATTGGACTTAAATTTGGTTCAGGATATGCCAGCGACACTGGAAAAGAAGTTATAGAACATAATGCTATTTTAGACAATGATTACATGGATATGAGAGCAAGAGATTCACAGGTCTGGCCCCACGTAGGTTCCAACTGGTACGGGTACCGGCCCATCATCTGTTCATGTGTTCAACATGCCGCGGGCATAAACATGTTAATAGTGCAACTAGGACCAAATACCTATTCTGTACAGTTTATAGACGGTGTTACCAAGAAAACTGCAACAGATTTACCTTCCATTCATGTAAAATTTACTGCAGGAGGAGTTTCACAAATGAGCTGGACATCAAATGGACAGGCTGTTTTCAATGTGGATTCGGGTTTAGGTGCAGGCTTATTAACCGCTGCAGCAGACATGGTAAGTGTTTTTACAAATCGTGAGGATAATGATAAACCTTCACCTGATCCTACACCTAATAATGGAACAGGAACTAACAGCACAGGCGGTGGTGGAGGAAATGGCCCAGGTTCAGGTACAAATGGTGCTAACGGAGGTACTGGTGGTGATTCCAACAGCGGGGCAACATCTGGTACTTCTTCAAGTGTAGGGCAAGCGACTGCAGCTTCAGCATCTGCAGGAAGTGCTGGAAGTAATGGCCAATCTGGAACTGACAGTAAAAAAACTGTCCAGGAACTATTAATTGATAATACAGTTAAAAATCCAACTGTTTGGAGTATAATTGGAATTATAATACTTCTAATAGTAATATTGGGGGCTTACTACAGGAATGAATTGATGAAGATGATTAAAAAATCAAAAAAATAA
- a CDS encoding PKD domain-containing protein, with translation MLKNKKTFILAMVFLFICITAAGGVSAADAPSASFTSNVTGGSADLSVQFNDTSAGSPTSWYWNFGDGKNSTEQNPVHNYTEAGKYTVSLKAGNEYGSDTNSNYIHVYDSADAANRFNNSGFETGNLSGWKYGNTTEVNSSKSHSGNYSVNFRNTGNASTNYIQQNVDLTIVDNISFWCCGDLSRQLNVYVDGVLVKSVSTSNKWTEYTISTSSYTGIHNITLNCTGGTTTYLDDFSVSFSKNLANFTSTTTYNSKKPLTIQFKDTSTGLVTSWLWDFGDGTTSTQKNPLHSYTRAGIYTVKLTVTGPYCSSTQTIDDMVNVVQPTNARTGKTYDSIQAAIDDAENGDTINIGSTSYLETYTENVKVTKRLNIVSNGNVIITALDVNNPVFSMLSGGNNSLIKGFTITGAAGSSGIYIAPSVNATITGNIITGNKIGIDVEDSTATVTFNSIYNNTLYGLKFTGNGLNAKNNWWGTNNPTYVNGATAPGKTDIYEAQSGSHAVYNPWIVLKASASDDLLKKGDKSTITVDMTHNSNGQDTSGQGTIPDLPVDFNYTLGTLSTTSTTVSKGKASTVITGGSTSGTYDASVTVTGCTVGVPITVDTVAPTANATSGGTFTTSKTVTLTTSDPTATIYYTADGTDPRTSSTKIKYTKALTISKTTTLRYAAVDPAGNWSPLYLQNYVIGTGGLANSSYPTYGINNSHTGQSSYTGPQTNATKWTYKGITVYGSAAVGTDGTIYIGGYNGKVYAFNSNGALKWTYTTASYILGSPTLGTDGTIYISCWMNSTLYAINPDGTLKWKYKTGKYNFGSSPAIGADGTIYTVDTSSTVGTVYALSSKGTLKWTYHTAGSIYGSSAAIGSDGTIYIADYNGALYAINPDGTQKWIYKLLFSSYKNATIKNSSGTTYYVTPSIGADGTIYVESQNNLSYNLDGYCGSLPRFTLFAINPDGTLKWTYNATEEFYGAPAISSDGTIYIIGASKLYAMSSSGELLWTYSIGEVATNEVVSATIGHDGTIYVGSSTGIYALNPNGSLKWNYAAGSICASPVISSDGTLYVGTLNGTLYAFKNIGANFVTKTSSKTIKFTDKSTGSPKSWLWSFGDGKTSTEQNPTHTYAKDGDYTVTLTVTSSKGTDKCTQTCTIDTKAPTASANYKSGWYNKNLNVTLKMNEAGNIYYTTNGATPTTSSKKYTGAFTISKSTTLKFVAVDKSGNKSSIYTTKYIIDKTRPYVKSMYPKKSSTGISRSKILYLKFSENLKTSINWSKVYIKNLKTGKKVALSKAIKNNVLYLKTGKRSANTWYQIYIPAAAIKDAAGNNCIGYTWKFKTGRY, from the coding sequence ATGTTAAAGAATAAGAAAACGTTTATATTAGCCATGGTTTTCCTATTCATTTGTATTACCGCTGCAGGAGGTGTAAGTGCTGCAGATGCCCCTTCCGCCAGTTTTACAAGCAATGTGACGGGCGGCAGTGCAGATTTAAGTGTTCAGTTTAACGACACGTCCGCAGGCAGCCCCACATCCTGGTACTGGAATTTTGGGGATGGAAAAAATTCAACTGAACAGAACCCTGTGCATAACTACACCGAAGCCGGTAAATACACTGTCAGTCTAAAGGCAGGCAATGAATACGGCAGCGATACCAATTCAAATTATATCCATGTATATGATTCAGCCGACGCTGCAAACAGGTTCAACAATTCCGGGTTTGAAACAGGCAATTTAAGCGGGTGGAAATATGGAAATACCACAGAGGTAAACAGTTCAAAATCTCACAGTGGAAATTACAGCGTTAATTTCCGCAATACTGGTAATGCAAGCACGAATTACATTCAACAGAATGTTGATCTGACCATTGTAGATAATATTTCCTTCTGGTGCTGCGGGGACCTTTCCAGGCAGCTTAACGTGTATGTTGATGGAGTCCTTGTAAAATCAGTTAGTACCTCAAATAAATGGACTGAATACACAATTTCAACTTCAAGTTACACCGGCATTCACAATATAACACTGAACTGCACTGGAGGTACTACTACTTATCTGGATGATTTTTCAGTGAGTTTTTCAAAAAACCTGGCCAATTTCACAAGCACAACCACATATAACAGCAAAAAACCGTTAACTATCCAGTTTAAAGATACATCCACTGGCCTGGTAACAAGCTGGCTGTGGGACTTTGGCGATGGTACAACAAGCACCCAAAAGAACCCGCTCCACAGCTACACCAGGGCAGGCATTTATACTGTGAAGCTAACAGTTACAGGGCCTTACTGTAGTTCAACCCAGACCATTGATGATATGGTTAACGTGGTCCAGCCCACCAATGCCAGAACTGGCAAAACTTACGACAGCATCCAGGCAGCGATAGACGATGCAGAAAACGGAGATACCATCAACATAGGCAGTACATCGTACCTAGAAACCTATACTGAAAACGTGAAGGTCACCAAAAGGTTGAACATAGTTTCAAATGGGAACGTGATAATCACCGCTTTAGATGTAAATAATCCCGTTTTCAGCATGCTTTCTGGTGGAAACAATTCCCTGATAAAAGGTTTCACCATAACTGGAGCAGCTGGTTCAAGCGGAATTTATATAGCCCCTTCAGTCAACGCCACCATCACAGGCAACATTATTACCGGAAATAAAATTGGAATTGATGTTGAGGACAGTACTGCAACTGTAACTTTCAACAGCATATACAACAACACCCTTTACGGTTTAAAGTTTACAGGAAACGGTTTAAACGCTAAAAATAACTGGTGGGGAACCAACAACCCTACATATGTAAACGGCGCCACTGCACCTGGAAAAACAGATATATATGAAGCACAAAGCGGAAGCCATGCTGTTTATAACCCGTGGATTGTGTTAAAAGCCAGTGCAAGTGACGATCTGCTGAAAAAAGGAGATAAGTCCACTATCACAGTAGATATGACCCATAACTCCAATGGCCAGGACACATCAGGCCAGGGGACCATACCAGATTTACCAGTAGACTTTAATTACACTCTCGGGACACTTTCTACAACAAGCACAACAGTTTCCAAAGGAAAAGCAAGTACAGTAATAACTGGCGGAAGCACAAGTGGGACATATGACGCAAGTGTAACCGTTACAGGCTGTACAGTTGGTGTTCCAATTACAGTTGATACTGTGGCACCCACCGCAAATGCAACTTCTGGAGGGACATTTACCACCAGCAAAACAGTGACCCTGACCACCAGCGATCCCACTGCAACAATTTATTACACTGCAGACGGTACTGACCCCCGAACAAGCAGCACAAAAATAAAATACACAAAAGCTCTTACCATCAGCAAAACCACAACCCTCAGGTATGCTGCAGTTGACCCTGCAGGAAACTGGAGCCCACTGTACCTTCAAAATTATGTTATTGGAACAGGGGGGCTTGCAAATTCATCATACCCCACATATGGAATAAACAACAGCCACACTGGGCAGTCCAGTTACACAGGACCGCAGACAAACGCAACCAAATGGACTTACAAAGGCATAACCGTATACGGGTCTGCAGCTGTCGGTACAGACGGGACCATATATATTGGAGGGTATAACGGTAAGGTATACGCATTCAACTCCAATGGGGCGTTGAAATGGACTTACACCACTGCAAGTTATATACTTGGTTCCCCTACCCTCGGGACCGACGGGACTATATACATCAGCTGCTGGATGAACAGTACACTTTACGCAATAAACCCTGACGGAACACTGAAATGGAAGTACAAGACTGGAAAATATAATTTCGGCTCATCACCTGCTATTGGTGCAGATGGAACCATTTATACAGTAGATACCAGCAGTACTGTTGGTACCGTATACGCATTATCTTCTAAAGGAACGCTGAAATGGACATACCATACTGCAGGGTCGATCTATGGGTCATCAGCAGCTATTGGTTCAGATGGAACAATTTATATTGCAGATTACAATGGTGCTCTGTACGCGATAAACCCAGATGGAACGCAAAAATGGATATATAAGCTTTTATTCAGTTCTTATAAAAATGCAACAATAAAAAATTCATCTGGAACTACATATTATGTTACTCCATCTATTGGTGCAGATGGAACCATTTATGTTGAAAGCCAGAACAATTTAAGTTACAATTTAGATGGTTACTGTGGCAGTTTACCACGGTTTACATTATTTGCCATAAATCCAGATGGAACACTGAAATGGACATACAATGCTACAGAAGAATTCTACGGCGCTCCTGCCATTTCCTCAGATGGAACAATATACATTATAGGTGCCAGTAAACTCTACGCCATGAGTTCCAGTGGAGAATTATTGTGGACTTACAGCATTGGGGAGGTTGCTACAAATGAAGTCGTATCTGCTACTATCGGGCACGACGGGACTATTTATGTTGGAAGCAGCACAGGCATTTATGCGTTGAACCCAAACGGGTCGCTGAAATGGAATTATGCCGCTGGAAGTATCTGTGCTTCCCCAGTAATCAGTTCAGACGGCACATTATACGTTGGAACCCTTAATGGAACATTATACGCGTTTAAAAATATTGGAGCCAATTTCGTAACAAAAACTAGCAGTAAAACAATCAAATTCACCGATAAATCCACAGGCAGTCCAAAATCATGGTTGTGGAGCTTTGGAGATGGAAAAACTTCCACAGAACAGAACCCAACACATACATATGCCAAAGACGGTGATTATACAGTTACTTTAACTGTAACCAGCAGCAAAGGTACTGATAAATGCACTCAAACATGCACAATAGACACTAAAGCACCGACCGCAAGCGCCAATTACAAAAGCGGATGGTACAACAAAAACCTGAATGTTACTTTAAAAATGAACGAAGCAGGAAACATATACTACACCACCAATGGAGCCACACCAACTACAAGCAGCAAAAAATACACAGGTGCATTCACCATAAGCAAAAGTACAACCCTGAAATTCGTAGCAGTAGACAAATCAGGAAACAAATCCTCAATCTACACCACAAAATACATCATAGACAAAACACGACCATACGTAAAGTCAATGTACCCTAAAAAAAGCAGTACAGGCATCTCCAGGTCAAAAATACTCTACCTTAAATTCAGCGAAAACCTCAAAACCAGCATAAACTGGTCCAAAGTGTACATCAAAAACCTGAAAACAGGCAAAAAAGTAGCACTAAGCAAAGCAATCAAAAACAATGTACTCTACCTAAAAACAGGAAAAAGATCAGCCAACACATGGTACCAGATCTACATTCCAGCAGCAGCAATTAAAGACGCAGCAGGAAACAACTGTATTGGATACACATGGAAATTTAAAACAGGAAGATACTAA
- a CDS encoding right-handed parallel beta-helix repeat-containing protein: MIFSVFIIGMSLFATAIEPASAATINVTSTMNNSEIQSALDNAASGDTINFLGQLYTNIQLTINKTLNIITSAGTILSGSNPKSAVFSINGPQSSGTKISGFTINANGTGILINNTSNVIISRCNISAANGPAVNVNSSSNTRIENSTLTNSTTGITVSNSKNTKITGSTVKNNKENGIDVETSINTTINNDKITNNAERGIKIYNSINTTVNGSTIKSNGNNSTINLHSTGGGIYVQNSKNVKITHNNITHNSHGIIGVDSTNLTINNNTIDDNHGDGIILRGYAINITIDTNEIKRNSNGLELDYSKGTNITIRHNTITESILYSDSPTEETGSGINYGADYKNGVGETIEHNVIMNNQKRNINGHDTSATLLPVGINWYGVTWSGNEPGYSVGQDMFCCKVLGTPINLVLYNSGGNTYTAYLMDVYGNYITDLPGISVTFSTTGGFSKTVTLHNGQASVQIGITQLGNGMVLVTSGDETAYVSFDAKVTNPNSGNGNGNGNGNGNNNGNGNNNGNGNGGSGNGNGAGTNGAGGNSGGSNGGASSGSGANVGLAVAAAADAGSSGGSSQGGSNGQQSSQSKDNSKTAQELFIDKTVKSPEFWGIIGIILLLVLIFGVYYRKDLMAMIQKSKK; encoded by the coding sequence ATGATATTTTCTGTATTCATCATAGGCATGTCCCTGTTTGCCACGGCCATAGAACCGGCATCGGCTGCTACAATTAATGTAACGTCTACTATGAATAATTCAGAGATCCAATCAGCATTAGATAACGCTGCATCTGGAGATACCATCAATTTCCTCGGACAGCTTTATACAAATATACAGCTGACCATCAACAAGACTCTGAACATAATAACCAGCGCAGGGACAATATTATCCGGATCTAACCCCAAATCTGCAGTATTTTCAATTAATGGACCCCAATCTTCAGGAACTAAAATAAGCGGATTTACAATTAACGCAAATGGTACAGGAATACTTATAAACAACACCAGCAATGTAATCATCTCCAGGTGTAACATAAGCGCTGCCAACGGGCCTGCAGTCAATGTAAACAGCAGTTCTAATACCCGAATTGAAAATAGCACCCTGACAAACTCAACCACAGGAATTACCGTTTCAAACAGTAAAAACACCAAAATCACAGGAAGTACAGTCAAAAATAACAAAGAAAATGGTATAGATGTGGAAACTTCCATAAACACTACTATAAACAATGACAAAATCACAAATAATGCAGAAAGAGGAATTAAAATCTATAATTCCATTAACACCACTGTTAACGGCTCCACCATAAAAAGTAATGGAAATAACAGCACTATAAATCTGCACTCCACAGGAGGAGGTATTTATGTTCAAAACTCAAAGAACGTTAAAATCACACACAACAACATTACCCACAACAGCCACGGAATAATTGGGGTAGACTCCACTAATCTCACAATAAATAACAATACAATAGACGATAACCATGGGGACGGAATAATACTCCGCGGATATGCAATCAACATAACCATAGATACTAATGAGATAAAAAGAAATTCTAATGGGCTTGAACTGGATTACTCCAAGGGTACAAACATAACCATCAGACATAACACTATAACTGAAAGCATACTTTATTCAGACAGTCCTACTGAAGAGACCGGGAGTGGAATTAATTATGGAGCTGACTATAAAAATGGTGTAGGCGAGACCATAGAACACAACGTAATCATGAATAACCAAAAGAGAAATATAAATGGGCATGATACGAGTGCTACCCTCCTTCCAGTGGGTATAAACTGGTACGGAGTAACATGGTCTGGAAATGAACCAGGTTATTCTGTAGGTCAGGATATGTTCTGTTGTAAAGTCCTTGGTACTCCAATCAACCTGGTATTGTATAATTCTGGAGGAAACACATATACTGCATATCTCATGGATGTTTACGGCAATTATATAACCGATTTGCCAGGTATAAGTGTAACCTTTAGTACCACTGGAGGATTTTCAAAAACAGTGACACTGCACAATGGACAGGCTAGTGTTCAGATCGGCATCACCCAGCTGGGAAATGGTATGGTACTAGTTACCAGCGGCGATGAAACTGCTTATGTATCATTTGATGCTAAAGTAACTAATCCAAACTCCGGAAATGGAAACGGTAATGGAAATGGAAATGGAAACAACAACGGTAATGGGAACAACAATGGAAACGGTAACGGCGGCTCCGGAAATGGAAACGGAGCAGGTACAAACGGTGCCGGTGGAAACTCAGGCGGTTCCAATGGAGGAGCATCATCAGGCTCTGGTGCAAACGTAGGGCTTGCAGTAGCTGCAGCAGCAGATGCAGGAAGCTCTGGAGGTTCCAGCCAAGGCGGATCCAACGGGCAACAGTCCTCCCAGTCCAAAGATAATTCTAAAACTGCCCAGGAGTTATTCATCGACAAAACAGTTAAAAGTCCAGAGTTCTGGGGTATAATCGGGATTATATTACTGCTTGTTCTGATATTCGGAGTTTACTACAGAAAAGACTTAATGGCCATGATCCAAAAATCAAAAAAATAA